The following is a genomic window from Pseudochaenichthys georgianus chromosome 9, fPseGeo1.2, whole genome shotgun sequence.
agatatcagcctgagagcagtatgaacagtgtgtatgaatacactagatatcagcctgtgagcagtatgaacagtgtgtatgaatacactagatatcagcctgagagcagtatgaacagtgtgtatgaatacactagatatcagcctgtgagcagtatgaacagtgtgtatgaatacactagatatcagcctgagagcagtatgaacagtgtgtatgaatacactagatatcagcctgagagcagtatgaacagtgtgtattaatacactagatatcagcctgagagcagtatgaacagtgtgtatgaatacactagatatcagcctgagagcagtatgaacagtgtgtatgaatacactagatatcagcctgagagcagtatgaacagtgtgtattaatacactagatatcagcctgtgagcagtatgaacagtgtgtattaatacactagatatcagcctgtgagcagtatgaacagtgtgtattaatacactagatatcagcctgagagcagtatgaacagtgtgtatgaatacactagatatcagcctgagagcagtatgaacagtgtgtattaatacactagatatcagcctgagagcagtatgaacagtgtgtattaatatgctaagatatataaagtatgaaaacggtaagcagtatagtataaaatatagatattaatttcatgatgataaacattgtggaacaatgatgaaaaatgggaatggatgtggcgacgtaaaactgacacaaaacaacaacaaacttttgccagccaattggagagcttcatcagcagcacgtggtaaaacccaccaatgagcgctcagctcgagataccagcgagccgtttcccatcaagcatttcgcttccgcagctcgtggagagcaactgcgccaactcgcctcgcctcgctctcaaggctgcgggcgtctttgtcccgcgagatttcaaagtctcatgtgggcgagcctccagagcaagtcggacaaaatgacagGGTTCATGTGACGTCTTTCTATAAGTGTGCATGTGAATGTTCTTTGCACCTGTGTATCGTGATCAGCAGCGTGCAGTaactcccgcagcctctcttgtAGCAACTCAGCTTCCCATTGgctgattaaaggtggggtaggtaagtttcagaaaccggctcgagatacactttttgttatattccatggaatgctcttaacatcccgatagcaatgaatatctgaagtgcttcatcaaaaaaatccataaagaaatgtcatctgtagaagccgtaatactgtaaaaagcacaaccaatcgattggatggcctacctgcctgtcagcctcccatcggggcacagactgatctcgtgccctcattggtcatgtgcgcgttcgtgtgtgttggaggaggggctctgtgaggaagaggcagattttctccggttgtgtattttcaaattctagcgatctcgagccggtttctcaaatgtacctaccccacctttaagtcagcGCTGGGCTCCCATTGGCTGACAGAATCACGCTCTAATCCATGCATGACGGTAGAATCGGTGAGGTCCAAACCCGAGACACGTATTGACAAATCAGCAGACAGCATCTGGACAAACAGAACtcacatgcccctttcacaccagcgccttttcagctccggctcggagctagagcctgaaaagcgccgggttttccagttcacaccggagctgcggcgGCTCTTAGCTcaggaatccgcttcatttccagctccaaaaaattgtcggtccagaggcaagagctttggagctaagaggtgacgtcgcttacgtctctcttacgtcgaggcgtgcaggaaactaaacccacctcccatgggtcgactgtctgcctgcctacaagcagtagtgcctataaacacactttataaagtcaggcagcactaaccaggcttcgtgtgattctgtttatttgtgccttactttgaccatccgttcactgttatcgatcattgtggagagaggcagacgtgttgttttgtattattgcagctatcggatgcaagtagtcagtttagcttcggttgctatgccaacatcacccgttttataccagagaaactgtcataacagcgttgtgataccaaacagtgtcaattcagactgacacacattcacttaggctaagggagctggggatatgcatcagctgcttgtgtgagtcggacagtgatactttagagcggccgctgcagtgtgagctaaccaggagctaacgggagaatacactcctgtggaagagcagcactgcagcggtcggtaaatgctgcagaaacacattaataaacaatgaaccacggcactctggagcaaagtataaggttggagaagtcgttattcaatttattctggcttcgtgtgattaaaagcaacacgatcatcgacccgacgctgttgttgttgttgttgttgtgagcttccgttggggagcaaatcagcgatgtaaacggtgacgtcatgacgcagcaagggcagctctggggcgccagtgggcggtgtgcacagagcgggagctgaaaagggaaaccggagctgaagcagaaaagctcccgctcggagctagaaactgaaaagcgctggtgtgaaagccgcaacagTCGCACCAACTGCGATGCGAAACAACATGGCGGCAGCTGTGAGCCACCTGCTCCAAACAAATAGGGCGAGCCTTATTACCTCGAGTACTGGATCCATATCAAATATAAGGTTCTGATTCGGCCAATACTTTTGAAACACAAGACAAAGACGACTTTAACATAACAAACATTGTTACCTCTTCTAATCTCATGTTGTTGATAATTGGAGCTCGTTTATCAATGTTTTAAATTCTAATCCTGTCCCAATTGGATTCTCAAACACTAACTGACGACATATACACCGCGTcaggccggtgtgtccttgggccagACACtgcacttgctcctgtgggtattgtccacagcggtgaccattgcatgtatgtatgtatagtgtaatgtgtatttgtaaagcgctttgagcatctggaaaagcgctataataaatgtaaggaattattattattattattttataaacATGCTCAGTAGTTTACGATAAAAGACGAGACAAAATAATTGTGTTTATAAATCTCCTTTATTTAATCTCCTTCCATTcccttttccctttttttttaagtacatctaactgtgtgtgtgtgtgtgcacgcgcgCGTGTGCTAATTTAGAAACTGAAAACTTAAAAGAATTACATCAAAATTAAAACAATGAgacatttgtattcataattaaacATATATTTCCTGGAAGTACTTTATTTACAACTAGACACGGCTGTACAAGAGCCTGCTGTTAGTGATGGAGGAGGCTGCAGGAGACAATCCTTCACATTACCAACATATCAACAcgacctgcagtctacaaagccattcagactagctgcaccttcaccagctttgagaacactttcatgatcaatcattataaaacatatcatatatattattctgaaatggaccaatctgcacaacgactactttcactgtctttcactatattttgatgagaatacttttatactttcacttgaggaacattttgaatgcaggacttttactgtgacagagtattcctacactctggtacttctacttttactcaagtacaagatctgagtacttctacttttactcaagtacaagatatgagtacttctacttttactcaagtacaagatctgagtacttctacttttactcaagtacaagatctgagtacttctacttttactcaagtacatgatttGAGTagttctactttactcaagtacaatatctgagtacttctacttttactcaagtacaagatctgagtacttctacttttactcaagtaccagatctgagtacttctacttttactcaagtacaagatctgagtacttctacttttactcaagtacaagatctgagtacttctacttttactcaagtaccagatctgagtacttctacttttactcaagtacaagatctgagtacttctacttttactcaagtaccagatctgagtacttctacttttactcaagtacaagatctgagtacttctacttttactcaagtacatgatttgagtacttctactttactcaagtacaatatctgagtacttctacttttactcaagtacaagatctgagtacttctacttttactcaagtaccagatctgagtacttctacttttactcaagtacaagatctgagtacttctacttttactcaagtacatgatttgagtacttctactttactcaagtacaatatctgagtacttctacttttactcaagtacaagatctgagtacttctacttttactcaagtaccagatctgagtacttctacttttactcaagtacaagatctgagtacttctactttactcaagtacacgatctgagtacttctccgcCTCAGTGAACGCCTTGATGACCTTTCTTTGCGTTGATCTTATCGTGACTCTGTGGCTCCATCTGGTGGCGGATCAACAAACAGCAGGACAACAGCTCGGAGGTAAATACTATTCATTTATTTCAGGACCATTAAAACCATTGAACATCACAAGTCATGAGGATAAAAccctgctggtctcaggtcagctgAGCGGGGCGAAGCAGACAGGAAGGCTATCATCACTCCTTCACCCGGAGCGTCACGACTACACAGCTTCCTTTAGACGATTACCAACATGACTAATCAGAACTCACTTCCTTGACTCGTTGAGGCTCAGAGAAAAGAGTTAGACATGACGCGTTGAATAAACAGCTTAGCTAGGAACTCGTTAACACTTTGCAAATATACACAAGAGGAGAGGCTGTGCTGACTATTGACAGTGCATCACTATTATGACCTTTGTAGAGAATAGCTTGGCACTGCTGCAGCAGgtagaagagagggggggggggtctttgTACCCATTGTTCTGATCTTTCATTAACGTTAGAGCCTGATGCACGAAAACTGGAAGCGTGGGAACAACCAGGACTTAATTTATCTCAAAATGTTGTGTTATTTACCAATTGgggccatttaaaaaaaaaaaaaaaagtatgttGAATATCAAGGATAGCAACATCGACGTCCGTCCACTAATATTTAGTTTAAGGCTCCGATTTGCATGATAAGCGACTGTTGGTCTGTATGGTGAATATAAAGCTAcagctggttagcttagcttagcttagcttaaagACTCAAACAGCTTTCATTGGAAtgattattttgaaatgtagtaTTGAGTATCGAGGGAAATATGTGCATCTCTTGTCAAAGTTACATCGATGAATGTTTGTTTGTACCACTGATGGTTTATCTTTCACTTGTTGGTCTGTACGTTTGATATGAAGCTACAGCTAGCCCctcgttagcttagcttagcataacgaCTGGAAACACTCAACAATCCCCaattacaaacaaaaacatggaCGCTCTGAACCATAACCAGTCACGGCGTTAAGTGATATTATATTATTCGggacttttatttttaaattcggTCGAGTATTAAGATAGAAGTCCTACAGGAAACttcaaatgttgtttttttaaacttgcAAACGTTGGATATTTTCTAACTTTGgttgttttttaaaatgtttttgacaGAAGCAAATGTTTCCCCACTTcttaaataaaggtattttctaGAACTAATAAGACTCTGATGTACATTTACAGATTATGTTAAAGTGttttgaaacccaacccaggtATATTATTAGATGTCTGTGTAACAGTTTAGACGTTGACTCTGTATTATCAATACAACAAACCTCTCCTCAAACACACCACCAAGTATCTGATTGCACAAAGGTTCCTACACATGTAAATATAACTTCTAACGTGATTCCCTTTTCTAGATTGTCTGACAAGAAAAGTGACAgcaggaataataataatactaataataataagccCACAGACGGTAACATACATATCCAATATACAATTTAGCCTTCCACTGACCTATACATTACAGATTTGtcagaaaacatgttttttttaaactgcattTTTATCTTTAAAACTATACAAACTTCTCGTCGTAAAAGGTGCATTTAGGGGGATTACATTCAAGACTGATAATGTCTGTTAAAAGACTGAAGAAATCCACTTTAAAAGGCGCCCTAATCTGCCCAGATTTAGACTGCTTGCCTGCTCTGTGGTGATTGGTTacccacttagagatgtcccgccccttgtgttggagtgctagccaatggGAGCCTGAGTCTTGCATGGTGATGTCATTCTGTTCTGGAACTAAaccaaggagtccaatggaggaacCAGAGCCTATATACAAACCCAGataagcacaatagggcctctttaaactgATTTCTTTGCTGCCGTCTCACAAATTCAAAAATTAACTACAGGCTGGAATTGTGATGAAATAAATCACCAATAAACTAGAACAGCACTGGTCTTCAAAAACCATGACGAGCATGAAGCAGAAACCGTTTCCCCAGAcagcagttattattattattctttgaGTCTATATATTACTTTTCTGTTTTACTGTAACTTGGTATGTACattgtgcaagtgtgtgtgtgtgtgtgtgtgtgtgtgtgtgtgtgtgtgtttatggctTTAAGGTGGGCGTGATAGGCTTTTCCCCGGTGGGAATGACCCcggtggagaggaggacgatGATGAGCACGATGATGAGCACGACCACCACGATGACCACCACCAGCTTCACGTTCTTCCACCAGTACGTACGAGCCACTTTCACCGACGTCTGCTTGAAGTGCTGagcctgagagagagagagagagagagagggggagagagagagagacagagagagagacagagagagcgtgatgttaaaggtctcctattgtgcaaaatccacttcttcatgtctcttctacatcaacatgtgtcccctcttcttcatgtctcttctacatcaacatgtgtcccctcttcttcatgtctcttctacatcaacatgtgtcccctcttcttcatgtctcttctccatcaacatgtgtcccctcttcttcacgtctcttctacatcaacatgtgtcccctcttcttcatgtctcttctacatcaacatgtgtcccctcttcttcatgtctcttctacatcaacatgtgtcccctcttcttcatgtctcttctccatcaacatgtgtcccctcttcttcatgtctcttctacatcaacatgtgtcccctcttcttcatgtctcttctacatcaacatgtgtcccctcttctccatgtctcttctacatcaacatgtgtcccctcttctccatgtctcttctacatcaacatgtgtcccctcttcttcatgtctcttctacatcaacatgtgtcccctcttcttcatgtctcttctacatcaacatgtgtcccctcttcttcatgtctcttctacatcaacatgtgtcccctcttcttcgtgtctcttctacatcaacatgtgtcccctcttctccatgtctcttctacatcaacatgtgtcccctcttctccgtgtctcttctacatcaacatgtgtcccctcttcttcatgtctcttctacatcaacatgtgtcccctcttctccgtgtctcttctacatcaacatgtgtcccctcttcttcgtgtctcttctacatcaacatgtgtcccctcttcttcatgtctcttctacatcaacatgtgtcccctcttcttcatgtctcttctacatcaacatgtgtcccctcttcttcatgcctcttctacatcaacatgtgtcccctcttctccatgtctcttccacatcaacatgtgtcccctcttcttcatgtctcttctacatcaacatgtgtcccttcttcttcatgtctcttctacatcaacatgtgtcccctcttcttcatgtctcttctacatcaaacatgtgtcacctcttcttcatgtctcttccacatcaacatgtgtcccctcttctccatgtctcttctacatcaacatgtgtcccctcttctccatgtctcttctacatcaacatgtgtcccctcttctccatgtctcttccacatcaacatgtgtcccctcttcttcatgtctcttctacatcaacatgtgtcccttcttcttcatgtctcttctacatcaacatgtgtcccctcttcttcatgtctcttctacatcaacatgtgtcccctcttcttcatgtctcttctacatcaacatgtgtcccttcttcttcatgtctcttctacatcaacatgtgtcccctcttcttcatgtctcttctacatcaacatgtgtcccctcttcttcatgtctcttctacatcaacatgtgtcccctcttcttcctgtctcttctacatcaacatgtgtcccctcttcttcctgtctcttctacatcaacatgtgtcccctcttcttcatgtctcttctacatcaacatgtgtcccctcttctccgtgtctcttctacatcaacatgtgtcccctcttctccgtgtctcttctacatcaacatgtgtcccctcttctccgtgtctcttctacatcaacatgtgtcccctcttctccgtgtctcttctacatcaacatgtgtcccctcttctccgtgtctcttctacatcaacatgtgtcccctcttcttcgtgtctcttctacatcaacatgtgtcccctcttcttcgtgtctcttctacatcaacatgtgtcccctcttcttcgtgtctcttctacatcaacatgtgtcccctcttctccatgtctcttctacatcaacatgtgtcccctcttctccatgtctcttctacatcaacatgtgtcccctcttctccatgtctcttctagatcaacatgtgtcccctcttctccgtgtctcttctacatcaacatgtgtcccctcttctccgtgtctcttctacatcaacatgtgtcccctcttcttcgtgtctcttctacatcaacatgtgtcccctcttctacatcaacatgtgtcccctcttctccatgtctcttccacatcaacatgtgtcccctcttcttcatgtctcttctacatcaacatgtgtcccctcttctccgtgtctcttctacatcaacatgtgtcccctcttctccgtgtctcttctacatcaacatgtgtcccctcttcttcgtgtctcttctacatcaacatgtgtcctctcttctacatcaacatgtgtcccctcttcttcatgtctcttccacatcaacatgtgtcccctcttcttcatgtctcttctacatcaacatgtgtcccctcttctccatgtctcttctacatcaacatgtgtcccctcttctccatgtctcttctacatcaacatgtgtcccctcttctccgtgtctcttctacatcaacatgtgtcccctcttctccgtgtctcttctacatcaacatgtgtcccctcttctccgtgtctcttctacatcaacatgtgtcccctcttcttcgtgtctcttctacatcaacatgtgtcccctcttcttcatgtctcttctccatcaacatgtgtcccctcttcttcatgtctcttctccatcaacatgtgtcccctcttcttcatgtctcttctacatcaacatgtgtcccctcttcttcatgcctcttctacatcaacatgtgtcccctcttcttcatgtctcttctccatcaacatgtgtcccctcttctccatgtctcttctacatcaacatgtgtcccctcttcttcatgtctcttctacatcaacatgtgtcccctcttcttcatgcctcttctacatcaacatgtgtcccctcttctccatgtctcttctacatcaacatgtgtcccctcttctccatgtctcttctacatcaacatgtgtcccctcttctccatgtctcttctacatcaacatgtgtcccctcttcttcatgcctcttctccatcaacatgtgtcccctcttcttcatgtctcttctacatcaacatgtgtcccctcttcttcatgcctcttctacatcaacatgtgtcccctcttctacatcaacatgtgtcccctcttctccatgtctcttctacatcaacatgtgtcccctctgtgtaaagagactgaaagtttcaggaacaaagattctctctttttgtcccgatccatttctataaaccTTTTGACATCATAAGCGTTTGTCacgtggagaaatcccattggaccagggagatgctgccttcagggtccaacACAGAAATAGGACATCCCTGTACCACTCTAATTTTACACAAGGAGTCTTTGTTCCCACTGAACAATATCCAATAGTAGATTTAACTTAATATATCTTTAAACTTTACATGCACATAGTATATTCTCTATAGCATTGTTAGAGGAAACAACTACGCTCGTGCTTCTCTCGAATTGAAGCCTTTTTTTAGTTGACATCGAAGCTACAGACTGAACATTAAACAAGActggtgtgtgtggtgcaggaatgagtcctaaaaccaggacatgagtcagcattttaacACAAATCAAtggttttctgaatgtgtttttggttgttatcctgaaataaggtctgtggttagcacaagctgaagagatgtcaacgttttgttctacgacataaaatatgtcagtaaataaCCCACTAGTGGATTTTAAAATGGAGGTTGCTAAGAAGTGTCTCATTgattagcccaacattagccacctttagcttagcggtggtgacgtgaagtcatgtgaccgtgctgtagttcctttatagcccaacattagccacctttagcttagcggtggtgacgtgaagtcctgtgaccgtgctgtagttcctttatagcccaacattagccacctttagcttagcggtggtgacgtgaagtcatgtgaccgtgctgtagttccttatagcccaacattagccgcctttagcttagcggtggtgacgtgaagtcatgtgaccgtgtcgtagttcctttatagcacaacattagccacctttagcttagcggtagcACAAACGTTGAGACCACTATATTTAGCATTTATTAACTTCTGTCTTCGTCTCTCTTTCTGCAGCGCCTCGAAGGAAACCACAAAGAAAGGCAACATGAAGAGAGAGAACAAGGCGTATTCCTACAAGGAGCAGATCATCGAGCTGGAGTTACAGGCGGTAAAGTCACTAACCATCAACTTTGTTTATTTTAGATATTAATCAGTTTTAATTTAAGCATTCTTAGTCTgttagtagctagcacgttagctttttacctcagaaatcataaagtggtaTTAAtaagtggagattatcctgctgaactgaACGTGTAGGCATCATAATATCTCTGTATCATGACCGTACCCCATTCTGGAGGTCCTCAGATTTCCCCATCAGGTCGTCCAGCCTCTCCCCCCGGGCGAGGATGCGGTCCACGTTTTCCGTCATGATGTCTTTCACCCCGTCCACCTGCTCCTTCAGGATCTGAACCTTGTCTTTGGGCTCCGGCGCCGCCTCGGCTCCTCCTCGCTCCTGGGACCACACAGAAAAAGAAAAGTAATTCAATGTAGGAATGTGTTGAGGAACGGAGCATTACACATGGGAGCGGCAGTGGATTTTTTTTCAAGGCCTAAAAATgcatctttttagaatagccTTTTACTGGATCTTTAAAACCCCCTCTTGTTGCCATGCCGGCGTAAACGTCACtgcttttgttttgttgtttttgttgttttgtttcaacCATTTTACTCTGttgcactttgagttttgtttactcAAATTAAAAGTGCGCTTGTAAATAAAATTGtgtagggcaggggtgtcaaactcaatttcaccacgggccacatcagcattatggctgcacttaaagggccggttgtaacttcaagactatataaaaatgcatatataaatatgttatatatatataaaataatgtcattgcctctgcattggattattatcggacagggtaataacttcataattaactatgtctgaaagcagaagtctagggaaaataattgcaagtctcttcagtgagcatgtcacaaagtgatttaaaaagtgaaatcttgaaataaaagtctaattctgagaacaaagtcaaatgagagatgcattgtgggacatgtagtttgtgtgcttctgtaaatcagcCTGTAAccgttctttgcaagctcttgtggggccgcataaaatgaagtcgcgggccggatttggcccacgggccttgagtttgacacccctggtgtagGGCTTAAACTactttaaaaacaattaaaaaatacgTTAAGCCGTCAAAAGTTAGTTTTATTGCATTCATTT
Proteins encoded in this region:
- the vamp8 gene encoding vesicle-associated membrane protein 8 translates to MDIDPERGGAEAAPEPKDKVQILKEQVDGVKDIMTENVDRILARGERLDDLMGKSEDLQNGAQHFKQTSVKVARTYWWKNVKLVVVIVVVVLIIVLIIVLLSTGVIPTGEKPITPTLKP